One Streptomyces coeruleorubidus DNA segment encodes these proteins:
- a CDS encoding acyltransferase family protein, protein MTHGNPIPTSSAASGIPGPPSYGIPQQRTTDPAAMGEAAPDTAPRQDGGRDRYLDLLRSIALVRVVVYHLFGWAWLTVLFPSMGVMFALAGSLMARSLNRPALGVVRGRIRRLLPPLWAFSVVVLAMMFVAGWNPLKDPDHGGTWGLVDLFNYVFPVGAPPFPWHLGSKSGLLEDTWAVQAAGPLWYLRAYLWFVIASPLLLWAFRRAPWPTLLAPLGLTAVVGTGLVKIPGETGNAVTDFAVYGGCWVLGFAHHEGLLKQIPRYLSISCASLLMAFGLWWASGHLGPDGWDLNDIPLAQAAWSFGFVVILLQYSPSWRELPGRLARWDKLVTLSNNRAVTIYLWHNLLIMATVPILDLLYELPFFQSDSAVSALDTTYTIWMFVLVWPLIGAATLAFGWVEDVAAKRKPRLWPNSAPRVRVRGTRRRAVTGS, encoded by the coding sequence ATGACCCACGGAAACCCGATCCCCACATCGTCGGCGGCGTCCGGCATACCGGGGCCGCCGTCGTACGGCATCCCGCAGCAGCGCACGACGGACCCCGCGGCCATGGGCGAAGCCGCCCCCGACACGGCGCCGCGCCAGGATGGCGGCCGTGACCGCTACCTGGACCTGCTGCGCTCGATCGCCCTGGTCCGTGTCGTCGTGTACCACCTGTTCGGCTGGGCGTGGCTGACGGTGCTGTTCCCGTCGATGGGCGTGATGTTCGCGCTGGCGGGCTCCCTGATGGCGCGTTCGCTGAACCGCCCCGCGCTCGGGGTGGTCCGGGGCCGGATCCGCCGGCTCCTGCCCCCGCTCTGGGCGTTCAGCGTGGTGGTGCTGGCGATGATGTTCGTGGCCGGCTGGAACCCGCTGAAGGACCCGGACCACGGCGGCACCTGGGGCCTGGTCGACCTGTTCAACTACGTCTTCCCCGTCGGCGCCCCGCCCTTCCCCTGGCATCTCGGCTCCAAGTCCGGCCTGCTGGAGGACACCTGGGCGGTGCAGGCGGCCGGTCCGCTGTGGTACCTGCGGGCCTACCTCTGGTTCGTCATCGCCTCCCCGCTGCTGCTGTGGGCGTTCCGCCGGGCGCCGTGGCCGACGCTGCTGGCACCCCTGGGCCTCACGGCGGTCGTCGGTACGGGCCTGGTGAAGATCCCCGGCGAGACGGGCAACGCCGTGACGGACTTCGCGGTCTACGGCGGCTGCTGGGTCCTGGGCTTCGCCCACCACGAGGGCCTGCTCAAGCAGATCCCCCGCTACCTGTCGATCTCCTGCGCGTCCCTGCTGATGGCCTTCGGCCTGTGGTGGGCCTCCGGCCACCTGGGCCCCGACGGCTGGGACCTGAACGACATCCCCCTGGCCCAGGCGGCCTGGTCCTTCGGCTTCGTGGTGATCCTGCTCCAGTACTCCCCGTCCTGGCGCGAACTCCCGGGCCGCCTCGCCAGGTGGGACAAGCTCGTGACCCTCTCCAACAACCGCGCCGTCACGATCTACCTCTGGCACAACCTCCTCATCATGGCCACGGTCCCGATCCTCGACCTCCTCTACGAACTGCCCTTCTTCCAGAGCGACAGCGCGGTGTCCGCCCTGGACACCACGTACACGATCTGGATGTTCGTCCTGGTCTGGCCCCTGATCGGCGCGGCGACCCTCGCGTTCGGCTGGGTCGAGGACGTCGCGGCGAAGCGGAAACCCCGGTTGTGGCCGAATAGTGCGCCTCGGGTGAGGGTTCGAGGGACCCGGAGGCGGGCGGTAACCGGCAGCTAA
- a CDS encoding glycosyltransferase has product MASRTRRSGPAPRARGGSRRRLPLRLLLPLLVLVALMAMLMLRGYVHSEILADHRVRPPAATDQVPEKIMRGGPVIDTRSGRTESLRLPDRRLVLTFDDGPDPVWTPKVLDVLKKHDAHAVFFVTGTMASRYPDLVRRMVAEGHEVGLHTFNHPDLSYQSKKRIDWELSQNQLAISGAAGIRTSLFRPPYSSFAGAMDNMSWPVTEYIGRRGYITVVNNTDSEDWRKPGVEEIIRKASPKGGKGAIVLMHDSGGDRHQTVEALDRMLPDLREQGYEFANLTEALDAPSAHSRVTGLEQWKGKAWIFLVQASEHLTDGLVVGLAIVGTLVIGRFVLMLVLSGLHARRVRRRGFSWGPPITEPVSVLVPAYNEAKCIESTVRSLAASDHPIEVLVIDDGSSDGTARIVEAMGLPDVRVVRQLNAGKPAALNRGVANARHDLIVMMDGDTVFEPSTVRELVQPFGDPRVGAVAGNAKVGNKDTLIGAWQHIEYVMGFNLDRRMYDVLNCMPTIPGAVGAFRRSALERVGGMSDDTLAEDTDITMALHRDGWRVVYAENARAWTEAPETVQQLWSQRYRWSYGTMQAIWKHRRALVDKGASGRFGRVGLPLVSLFMVVAPLLAPLIDVFLVYGLVFGPTQKTIIAWLGVLAIQAVCAAYAFRLDRERMTHLISLPLQQILYRQLMYVVLLQSWITALTGGRLRWQKLRRTGVVDAPGGGPVPRQRSESSGERRPVA; this is encoded by the coding sequence ATGGCATCCCGTACCCGCCGTTCCGGGCCCGCGCCCCGAGCCCGAGGCGGATCCAGGCGTCGCCTGCCCCTGCGCCTGCTGCTGCCCCTGCTCGTCCTCGTCGCGCTGATGGCGATGCTCATGCTGCGCGGCTACGTGCACAGCGAGATCCTCGCCGACCACCGGGTCCGGCCGCCCGCCGCCACCGACCAGGTGCCGGAGAAGATCATGCGAGGCGGGCCCGTCATCGACACCCGCAGCGGCCGCACGGAGAGCCTGCGCCTGCCCGACCGCCGCCTGGTCCTCACCTTCGACGACGGCCCGGACCCGGTCTGGACGCCGAAGGTCCTCGACGTCCTGAAGAAGCACGACGCGCACGCGGTCTTCTTCGTCACCGGCACCATGGCCTCGCGCTACCCGGACCTGGTCCGGCGCATGGTCGCGGAAGGCCACGAGGTCGGTCTGCACACCTTCAACCACCCCGACCTGTCCTACCAGTCCAAGAAGCGCATCGACTGGGAGCTGTCCCAGAACCAGCTTGCGATCTCGGGCGCGGCGGGCATCCGCACCTCCCTCTTCCGGCCGCCGTACTCCTCCTTCGCCGGTGCCATGGACAACATGTCCTGGCCGGTGACCGAGTACATCGGCCGCCGCGGCTACATCACCGTCGTCAACAACACCGACAGCGAGGACTGGCGCAAGCCCGGCGTCGAGGAGATCATCCGCAAGGCCTCGCCCAAGGGCGGCAAGGGCGCCATCGTCCTGATGCACGACTCCGGCGGCGACCGTCACCAGACGGTCGAGGCACTGGACCGCATGCTGCCCGACCTGCGCGAGCAGGGATACGAGTTCGCCAACCTCACCGAGGCCCTAGACGCCCCGAGCGCGCACTCCCGGGTCACCGGCCTGGAGCAGTGGAAGGGCAAGGCGTGGATCTTCCTGGTGCAGGCCTCGGAGCACCTCACCGACGGGCTGGTCGTCGGCCTCGCGATCGTCGGCACCCTCGTCATCGGCCGCTTCGTCCTGATGCTGGTGCTCTCCGGGCTGCACGCACGCCGGGTGCGGCGCCGCGGCTTCAGCTGGGGGCCGCCGATCACCGAACCGGTGTCGGTCCTGGTCCCGGCGTACAACGAGGCCAAGTGCATCGAGAGCACGGTCCGTTCCCTCGCCGCCAGTGACCACCCCATCGAGGTCCTCGTCATCGACGACGGCTCCTCCGACGGCACGGCACGGATCGTCGAGGCCATGGGTCTGCCCGACGTCCGGGTGGTCCGCCAGCTCAACGCGGGCAAGCCGGCCGCGCTCAACCGCGGTGTGGCCAACGCCCGTCATGACCTGATCGTGATGATGGACGGCGACACGGTCTTCGAACCGTCCACCGTGCGCGAACTGGTGCAGCCCTTCGGCGACCCGCGGGTGGGCGCGGTCGCGGGCAACGCCAAGGTCGGCAACAAGGACACCCTCATCGGCGCCTGGCAGCACATCGAGTACGTGATGGGCTTCAACCTCGACCGCCGGATGTACGACGTCCTGAACTGCATGCCGACGATCCCCGGCGCGGTCGGAGCCTTCCGCCGCAGCGCCCTGGAACGGGTCGGCGGCATGAGCGACGACACGCTCGCCGAGGACACCGACATCACCATGGCCCTGCACCGCGACGGCTGGCGCGTCGTCTACGCGGAGAACGCCCGTGCCTGGACCGAGGCGCCCGAGACGGTCCAGCAGCTGTGGTCCCAGCGCTACCGCTGGTCGTACGGCACCATGCAGGCCATCTGGAAACACCGCCGGGCCCTGGTGGACAAGGGCGCCTCGGGCCGCTTCGGCCGCGTGGGCCTGCCCCTGGTGTCCCTCTTCATGGTCGTGGCGCCCCTGCTGGCCCCGCTGATCGACGTGTTCCTCGTCTACGGCCTCGTGTTCGGCCCGACCCAGAAGACGATCATCGCGTGGCTCGGCGTCCTGGCGATCCAGGCGGTCTGCGCGGCCTACGCCTTCCGACTCGACCGTGAGCGCATGACGCACCTCATCTCGCTGCCCCTTCAGCAGATCCTCTACCGACAGCTCATGTACGTGGTCCTGCTCCAGTCCTGGATCACCGCCCTCACCGGCGGCCGGCTGCGCTGGCAGAAGCTGCGGCGCACCGGTGTGGTCGACGCGCCCGGCGGCGGCCCCGTGCCGCGCCAGCGGTCCGAGAGCAGCGGCGAGCGGAGGCCGGTGGCATGA
- a CDS encoding LysR family transcriptional regulator, which translates to MPGHLDPRLLRAFVTVAEELHFTRAAVRLHTAQQALSRDVRRLERELAAELFVRTTRQVTLTPDGERLLPYARRVLQAQEELLAAFDQARPLLVDLNSPGLVTPRRVLHRARELAPGHELMARYESGLTGAAGELLAGRLDASFGRFAVLDPALRAGLDHQPVRYEPMAVVLPEDHRLASLAKVPLAELAGETVYAGAGNPRTPEWTGLARLLFEGRGIEIAPPAPLAVGEEEFQRVMARTRNPVLAVVGFPALPTTVSRPLVDPVPLSPVSLVWRKGLTHPALDALRRAAALLAAEEGWLRRPAEGWVPATDHVLMMSHH; encoded by the coding sequence ATGCCGGGCCACCTCGACCCCCGACTCCTGCGTGCCTTCGTCACTGTCGCCGAGGAGCTGCACTTCACCCGTGCCGCGGTGCGTCTGCACACAGCGCAGCAGGCGCTCAGCCGGGACGTGCGGCGGCTGGAGCGGGAGCTGGCAGCCGAGTTGTTCGTGCGGACCACCCGGCAGGTGACGCTCACGCCCGACGGAGAGCGGCTGTTGCCGTACGCCCGCCGTGTGCTCCAGGCGCAGGAGGAACTGCTCGCCGCCTTCGACCAGGCCCGGCCCCTGCTGGTGGACCTCAACTCCCCGGGCCTGGTCACACCGCGCCGCGTGCTGCACCGGGCGCGTGAACTGGCCCCCGGCCACGAGCTGATGGCCCGCTACGAGAGCGGTCTGACCGGAGCCGCCGGGGAGTTGCTCGCGGGTCGGCTGGACGCGTCGTTCGGACGGTTCGCCGTGCTGGACCCGGCGCTGCGTGCCGGGCTCGACCACCAGCCCGTTCGGTACGAGCCGATGGCGGTCGTACTGCCCGAGGACCACCGGCTGGCCTCGCTGGCAAAGGTGCCGCTCGCCGAACTGGCCGGCGAGACCGTCTACGCGGGCGCCGGCAATCCCCGCACGCCGGAGTGGACCGGCCTCGCGCGGCTGCTGTTCGAGGGGCGGGGCATCGAGATCGCGCCACCGGCGCCACTGGCCGTCGGGGAGGAGGAGTTCCAGCGGGTCATGGCCCGTACGCGCAACCCGGTCCTGGCCGTCGTGGGGTTCCCGGCCCTGCCGACGACGGTGTCACGTCCTTTGGTCGATCCCGTTCCGCTTTCTCCCGTGTCGCTGGTGTGGCGCAAGGGCCTGACGCATCCCGCGCTCGACGCGCTGCGCCGGGCGGCGGCGCTGCTGGCAGCGGAGGAGGGGTGGCTTCGGCGGCCCGCCGAGGGGTGGGTTCCGGCCACCGATCATGTCCTCATGATGTCTCACCACTGA
- a CDS encoding MFS transporter, with protein sequence MKNEQRIFTACPTTQVRDSVRNRCWTGRSPPGDGGRMPQLTPYRRLFGLPGARAFTAGNLIARLPMGMFSVSAVVMIAGTRGSYALAGAVTATGLAATAVVAPWTARLVDRHGQARVALPATVIAVLSSLALLLCVRHDAPDWTLFASYAATATTPNTGGMSRARWAYLLAGDAKALHTANSFEQAADELCFMLGPVLAAFLCGAFFPEAGTLVGAVMLLTGMLLYTTRRATEPPVHARIPATAPLRAPGMPPLLAVCLAMGAVFGSTEVVTLAFADARGHGSAAGVVLALQAAGSCAAGLLYGVAKPAGPAASRLPWCVASMTALLTLPLLAAALTGSLPLLAGALLIAGMATAPTMVTTMTLIQQRTPDGRLNEGMTLAVTGLLGGIACGSALGGWTVERVSATAGYGIPVMAAAVALVLSLCGASNRFTDLRPPH encoded by the coding sequence ATGAAGAACGAGCAGCGCATATTTACCGCCTGTCCTACAACCCAGGTGCGTGATTCCGTACGGAACAGGTGTTGGACCGGCCGATCACCTCCGGGCGACGGTGGGCGCATGCCACAACTCACCCCGTACCGCCGTCTCTTCGGGCTGCCGGGCGCCCGTGCGTTCACCGCCGGGAACCTGATCGCCCGGCTGCCGATGGGCATGTTCAGCGTCAGCGCGGTCGTCATGATCGCCGGTACGCGGGGCTCGTACGCCCTCGCCGGTGCCGTCACGGCGACGGGACTCGCGGCGACCGCGGTGGTCGCGCCGTGGACCGCGCGGCTCGTCGACCGGCACGGGCAGGCCCGGGTGGCCCTGCCCGCCACGGTGATCGCCGTCCTCAGCTCACTCGCGCTGCTGCTGTGCGTGCGCCACGACGCCCCCGACTGGACCCTGTTCGCCTCCTACGCCGCCACCGCCACGACCCCCAACACCGGCGGCATGTCCCGGGCCCGCTGGGCGTATCTGCTGGCCGGTGACGCCAAGGCGCTGCACACCGCCAACTCCTTCGAGCAGGCCGCGGACGAGCTGTGCTTCATGCTGGGCCCGGTGCTCGCGGCCTTCCTGTGCGGGGCGTTCTTCCCGGAGGCGGGCACGCTCGTCGGCGCGGTGATGCTGCTGACGGGCATGCTCCTGTACACCACCCGGCGTGCGACGGAGCCGCCGGTCCACGCGCGCATACCCGCGACGGCGCCGCTGCGCGCCCCCGGCATGCCCCCGCTGCTCGCGGTCTGCCTGGCGATGGGCGCGGTGTTCGGCTCGACGGAGGTCGTCACGCTGGCGTTCGCGGACGCGCGGGGACACGGGTCGGCGGCCGGTGTCGTGCTCGCGCTCCAGGCGGCGGGTTCGTGCGCGGCGGGCCTGCTGTACGGCGTCGCGAAGCCCGCCGGGCCGGCCGCGTCCCGCCTGCCGTGGTGCGTGGCCTCGATGACCGCGCTGCTGACCCTGCCCCTGCTCGCGGCCGCCCTCACCGGTTCCCTCCCGCTCCTGGCGGGCGCGCTGCTGATCGCCGGGATGGCGACGGCCCCGACGATGGTCACCACCATGACGCTGATCCAGCAGCGCACTCCCGACGGCCGGCTGAACGAGGGCATGACCCTGGCGGTGACCGGCCTGCTCGGCGGCATCGCCTGCGGCAGCGCGCTCGGCGGCTGGACGGTGGAGCGGGTGTCGGCGACGGCGGGATACGGCATCCCGGTGATGGCGGCGGCCGTGGCCCTGGTGTTGTCCCTGTGCGGCGCGTCGAATCGCTTCACTGATCTACGCCCGCCCCATTGA
- a CDS encoding LacI family DNA-binding transcriptional regulator has product MVRITDVARRAGVSPSTVSYALSGKRPISAETRRRVEAAARELGYRPQSGALAHGRSNVLAVAAPLRTGVHVPAMMRVTQSVVTAAREYDHDVLLLTHEEGLTRARDPAPADALLVMDIGLHDPRLPLLRSLDRPCVLLGLPADPHGLTCVDLDYRAAGEACVHHLADLGHRTVALIGPPPEVHLRRTASAHRLVEGFTAAADHHGLASSVRPAVSAPAEAHHIADRLLREHPALTAVVVHNAPLLEPLVTAFQQLGLRVPEDLSITAVCPDDPATITSVVLPATELGTRAVALLMEKLHGTPVPEVTLLPPRLTERASTSHA; this is encoded by the coding sequence ATGGTCAGGATCACGGACGTGGCGCGGCGGGCCGGGGTCTCCCCCAGCACCGTGTCGTACGCGCTGAGCGGCAAGCGCCCGATCTCGGCGGAGACGCGGCGGAGGGTCGAGGCGGCCGCCCGGGAGCTGGGATACCGCCCGCAGTCCGGCGCACTGGCGCACGGCAGGTCGAATGTCCTGGCCGTGGCAGCCCCGCTGCGCACCGGAGTCCACGTACCGGCCATGATGCGTGTGACGCAGTCGGTGGTGACAGCGGCACGCGAGTACGACCACGACGTCCTGCTCCTCACCCATGAGGAGGGCCTGACCCGCGCCAGGGATCCGGCGCCGGCGGACGCGTTACTGGTCATGGACATCGGCCTGCACGACCCACGTCTCCCCCTGCTCCGCTCCCTGGACCGCCCCTGCGTCCTGCTCGGCCTCCCCGCCGACCCGCACGGGCTGACCTGCGTGGACCTGGACTACAGGGCGGCGGGCGAGGCGTGCGTGCACCACCTGGCCGACCTCGGCCACCGAACGGTGGCCCTGATCGGCCCGCCACCGGAGGTCCACCTGCGCAGGACCGCCTCGGCCCACCGCCTGGTCGAGGGCTTCACGGCCGCAGCCGACCACCACGGGCTGGCTTCGTCGGTGCGCCCCGCCGTGTCGGCACCGGCCGAGGCCCACCACATCGCGGACCGGCTGCTGCGCGAACACCCCGCCCTGACGGCCGTGGTCGTCCACAACGCCCCCCTCCTGGAACCCCTGGTCACGGCCTTCCAGCAGCTCGGTCTGCGCGTCCCCGAGGACCTGTCGATCACGGCCGTCTGCCCCGACGACCCCGCGACGATCACGTCGGTCGTCCTGCCGGCCACGGAGCTCGGCACCCGAGCGGTGGCACTGCTGATGGAAAAACTGCACGGCACGCCCGTGCCGGAGGTGACGCTGCTGCCGCCGCGGCTGACGGAGCGGGCGAGTACGAGTCACGCATGA
- the smpB gene encoding SsrA-binding protein SmpB — MAKEKGRKLIAQNKKARHDYLIIDTYEAGLVLTGTEVKSLRQGRASLVDGFVQMDGHEAWLYNVHVPEYSQGTWTNHSARRKRKLLLHREEIDKLESKSQETGHTIVPLALYFKDGRAKVEIALAKGKKEYDKRQTLREKQDRREAERVISAVRRKARA; from the coding sequence ATGGCTAAGGAAAAAGGGCGCAAGCTGATCGCGCAGAACAAGAAGGCGCGGCACGACTACCTCATCATCGACACCTACGAGGCCGGTCTGGTCCTCACCGGCACCGAGGTGAAGTCGCTGCGCCAGGGACGGGCGTCGCTGGTCGACGGCTTCGTGCAGATGGACGGGCACGAGGCGTGGCTGTACAACGTGCACGTGCCGGAGTACAGCCAGGGCACGTGGACCAACCACAGCGCGCGGCGCAAGCGGAAGCTGCTGCTGCACCGTGAGGAGATCGACAAGCTGGAGTCGAAGTCGCAGGAGACGGGCCACACCATCGTGCCCCTCGCCCTGTACTTCAAGGACGGCCGCGCCAAGGTCGAGATCGCGCTGGCGAAGGGCAAGAAGGAGTACGACAAGCGCCAGACCCTCCGCGAGAAGCAGGACCGGCGCGAGGCCGAGCGGGTGATCTCGGCGGTACGCCGCAAGGCCCGCGCCTAG
- a CDS encoding S41 family peptidase, whose protein sequence is MSGRDPFCQPRRIRRGAALTLMFASVLVAGAATGSLPQAERKPTPDEARSAVPAGHHADVTRAAEEAMADGKSPMEAAKRAVSRSGDRWGAVYSQGEYEEFEESLDGQYTGVGLWARSERDGRIEVTKVRAGSPAATAGIRPGDLLRSVDGEKTDGRPVTEVVSLLRGDATDAPAGTTVRLGLERGTRAWTETLRRARLSADSVAVRKVAGSVTVIRVDTFTKGSGDQVRKAVRQAPPGGGIVLDLRGNSGGLVTEAVTAASAFLDGGLVATYDVDGEQHALHAEPGGDTTRPLVALVDGGTMSAAELLTGAVQDRGRALVVGSRTFGKGSVQMPSRLPDGSVAELTVGHYRTPSGRAVDGRGLTPDLEADEGALQRAETVLRGLAGPS, encoded by the coding sequence ATGTCAGGTCGTGACCCGTTCTGTCAGCCCCGTCGCATCCGCCGCGGGGCCGCCCTGACATTGATGTTCGCGAGCGTGCTCGTCGCCGGCGCGGCCACGGGTTCCCTCCCGCAGGCCGAGCGGAAGCCCACGCCGGACGAGGCCCGTTCGGCCGTCCCGGCCGGGCACCACGCGGACGTCACCAGGGCGGCCGAGGAGGCCATGGCCGACGGCAAGTCCCCGATGGAGGCCGCGAAGCGCGCCGTCAGCCGCAGCGGGGACCGCTGGGGCGCCGTCTACTCCCAGGGCGAGTACGAGGAGTTCGAGGAATCCCTCGACGGCCAGTACACGGGCGTCGGCCTGTGGGCGCGCAGCGAACGCGACGGCCGTATCGAGGTGACGAAGGTGCGCGCCGGCTCGCCCGCGGCCACCGCCGGGATCCGGCCCGGAGACCTGCTGCGCAGCGTCGACGGAGAGAAGACCGACGGGCGGCCCGTCACCGAGGTCGTCTCCTTACTGCGCGGGGACGCCACCGACGCCCCCGCCGGCACCACCGTCCGCCTCGGCCTGGAGCGCGGCACGCGCGCGTGGACCGAGACCCTGCGCCGGGCCAGGCTGTCCGCGGACTCGGTCGCCGTTCGAAAGGTCGCCGGCTCGGTCACCGTCATCCGGGTCGACACCTTCACCAAGGGCTCCGGCGACCAGGTCCGCAAGGCCGTCCGGCAGGCCCCGCCCGGCGGCGGGATCGTCCTCGACCTGCGCGGCAACTCCGGCGGCCTGGTCACCGAGGCCGTCACCGCCGCCTCCGCCTTCCTCGACGGCGGCCTGGTCGCCACCTACGACGTCGACGGCGAGCAGCACGCCCTGCACGCCGAGCCCGGCGGCGACACGACGAGACCCCTGGTCGCGCTCGTCGACGGCGGGACGATGAGCGCGGCCGAACTCCTCACCGGCGCCGTTCAGGACCGCGGACGGGCGCTCGTCGTGGGTTCCAGGACCTTCGGCAAGGGCTCGGTCCAGATGCCGAGCCGGCTGCCCGACGGCTCCGTCGCGGAGCTGACCGTCGGGCACTACCGCACCCCCTCCGGCCGCGCGGTCGACGGCCGGGGCCTCACGCCCGACCTGGAGGCCGACGAAGGGGCCCTCCAGCGAGCCGAGACCGTACTGCGCGGTCTGGCAGGTCCCTCGTAA